The Cytophagia bacterium CHB2 DNA segment CCCAGGAGATGCAAAAGGTGATCAATGATCGCAGCCGCGTGTATGATTCTCTGGCGCGCGACTTGTACAATCTCGGCAAAGTGTTGGGTGACCGCAAATATCGCTTCATTCGTTACAGCTATCTCGTTTTTATGGCCGGACTGATCATCAGCGTGGTTACGCTCATCATCAGCGTGGCCACAACTCCCACCGTCCCGATCGAATAATCGTCAGGACGCTGAATGGATCAACTCATTTGCCATTTGCTGGGGGATTACGTGCTGCAAACCGATTGGATGGCGCGCACTAAAATTTCAAGCCTGTTTGCAGCGATCGTACATGCCCTGGTTTATACCCTGCCTTTCACGCTGATCACCGGATTCAGTTGGGCGCTTGCCGTTATTTTTTCGACACACGTCTTGATTGACCGCTACCGGCTGGCAGGCCATATTATGCG contains these protein-coding regions:
- a CDS encoding DUF3307 domain-containing protein, with the translated sequence MDQLICHLLGDYVLQTDWMARTKISSLFAAIVHALVYTLPFTLITGFSWALAVIFSTHVLIDRYRLAGHIMRIKQWPWGRRNPCPPPPPEMHTILLIVIDNTVHLTINYLSIKYLG